The following proteins are encoded in a genomic region of Necator americanus strain Aroian chromosome II, whole genome shotgun sequence:
- a CDS encoding hypothetical protein (NECATOR_CHRII.G7116.T1), whose translation MMQAKKIKYDVIGLTETRRRHPLNAVYDTGEELFLGRCDSREVAPTSNYEEEDVEAFYEDLGKFHREDHTFCKVIIGDFKAEIGPRRPPEEHHIITHGIQWNEQRERLSEFIMTSKTIHGNLQFQKPSSLHGRGSLPIEGIIMKLATSSSVKGRFSFTPRGEKAAKFTKRTPRTIIDWELFASVVGFWEDTVMNNIDDEYERFVEHLYDSTRKAKSFKTTKRRQPPKTLKLIPQRGAARAAGNQELTYELAWLCREALKEELKQRRAEVLDEAAEVGQIIRYARQNFANHLFDSHVHFPPRHLSEDGHVIPKVLPSKVRHAIMSVKNLASPGPDRIKSEHLKYLPPVLITLERLLTRYLTECKVPKQWKTSKTVLWYKKGDPHEIGSYRPICLLLLRADWTIQSTSSSQDNSTTKISPLYNDVVIYVKKGVRQSDTISPKIFCAILENAVRGLEWDDMGVKVDGRHLHHLRFADDIVLITSNINQAEQMLVEIDETCRKIGLQLNLDKTMCMRNLWVPGFLIPHSCPIERTYPNAAAIYNVLYITLYMAFRKQEKNAISVIKRGIERVMLRVTRFTHVIGGIRSSFLRHGSKISDAAAYAKDSKMRWAGHVMRFNDNRWTRAVSGWIPRHFKRTAGRPMVRPLNEILRRKIRCSSTLSREEMPLDNTCAQSGQMEVLPVPARANR comes from the exons atgatgcaagccaagaagatcaagtacgacgtcatcggactgaccgagacgaggcgacgccacccactgaacgccgtgtatgacactggagaagaactgttcttaggaagatgcgacagtagagaagttg CTCCAACATCaaactacgaagaagaagatgtcgaagctttctatgaGGACCTGGGGAAGTTCcacagagaagatcatactTTCTGCAAGGTaataattggtgatttcaaagccgaaattggcccaagaagacCGCCTGAAGAACATCACATCATAACCCACGGcatacaatggaatgaacaaagggagaggctctccgagttcatcatgacgtctaagaccatccatgggaatttgcaattccagaagccctcctctttACATGGACGTGGTAGTCTCCCGATAGAgggtatcataatgaaattggccacatcatcgtcagtaaaag gaagattttcttttacaccgagaggagaaaaagccgcgaagttcacTAAGCGAACTCCCAGAACCATCATCGACTGGGAGCTCTTCGCTTCGGTTGTCGGtttttgggaagataccgtCATGAACAACATTgacgacgaatatgaacggTTTGTAGAACATCTTTACGACTCTACgaggaaagcgaagagtttcaaaaccaccaagagacgccagCCTCCGAAAACTCTGAAGCTGATACctcagcgtggagctgcacgagctgcaggcaaccaagaactcacatACGAACTCGCatggctttgcagagaggcgttAAAGGAAGAGCTCAAacagagaagagcagaagtgctggatgaagctgcagaggtggGACAGATCATTCGCTATGCCCGTCAGAACTTCGCTAATC atctcttcgacagccacgtccacttTCCTCCTCGCCATTTGAgcgaagatggacatgtcattccaaaaGTCCTCCCTTCCAAAGtccgacatgccatcatgtcggtgaagaatcTTGCttcacccggtcccgacagaatcaagtctgaacatctgaagtaccTACCGCCAGTCCTCATCACACTAGAGAGGCTCCTCACTCGTTATCTgacggaatgcaaggttcctaaacagtggaagaccagcaagaccgtgttgtggTATAAAAAGGGTGATCCACATGAAATCGGCagctatcgtccaatctgcttgtTGCTTCTAcgagcagattggacgatacaatctacaagctcttcacaaga caactCCACAACCAAAATTTCCCCACTCTACAATGATGTCGTAATCTACGTGAAGAAAGGGGTTCGTCAgagtgacacaatttcacccaaaatattctgTGCCATTCTCGAGAACGCGGTacgaggattggaatgggatgacatgggagtgaaagttgacggccggcatttacaccatcttcgtttcgctgatgacatcgttcttataACATCAAATATCAATCAGGCGGAACAGATGCTGGTCGAAattgatgaaacgtgtagaaagatcggtcttcagctgaacctagacaagacgatgtgTATGAGGAACTTATGGGTTCCTGGGTTCCTGATACCCCATTCATGTCCAAttgaacgaacatatccgaacgCTGCAGCTATATATAACGTTTTATATATAACGTTATATAtggcgtttcgcaagcaggagaaaaatgcgatcagcgtcataaaacgcggaattgaaagggtgatgcttAGAGTAACCCGCTTTACGCATGTGATAggagggattcgaagttcattCCTACGTCACggatcgaagatcagtgacgctgccgcatatgccaaggacAGCAAGAtgaggtgggccggacacgtgatgcgtttcaacgacaatcgttggaccagagccgtaagTGGCTGGATACCACGCCACttcaaacgcaccgcaggaagaccgatggtcagacctcttaACGAAATCCTTCGAAGGaaaatacgatgctcttcgaCTCTCTCGCGAGAAGAAATGCCACTGGACAACACTTGCGCGCAAtcaggacaaatggaagtattaccggtgcccgctcgagcaaatcgatga
- a CDS encoding hypothetical protein (NECATOR_CHRII.G7115.T1), with amino-acid sequence MRPYSIKIYIHRYIKILRELYSNSTTKISPLYNDVVIYVKKGVRQSDTISPKIFCAILENAVRGLEWDDMGVKVDGRHLHHLRFADDIVLITSNINQAEQMLVEIDETCRKIGLQLNLDKTMCMRNLWVPGFLIPHSCPIERTYPNAAAIYNVLYITLYMAFRKQEKNAISVIKRGIERVMLRVTRFTHVIGGIRSSFLRHGSKISDAAAYAKDSKMRWAGHVMRFNDNRWTRAVSGWIPRHFKRTAGRPMVRPLNEILRRKIRCSSTLSREEMPLDNTCAQSGQMEVLPVPARANR; translated from the coding sequence ATGCGTCCCTATTCCATAAAGatatacatacatagatacataaagatacttcgtgagttgtatagcaactCCACAACCAAAATTTCCCCACTCTACAATGATGTCGTAATCTACGTGAAGAAAGGGGTTCGTCAgagtgacacaatttcacccaaaatattctgTGCCATTCTCGAGAACGCGGTacgaggattggaatgggatgacatgggagtgaaagttgacggccggcatttacaccatcttcgtttcgctgatgacatcgttcttataACATCAAATATCAATCAGGCGGAACAGATGCTGGTCGAAattgatgaaacgtgtagaaagatcggtcttcagctgaacctagacaagacgatgtgTATGAGGAACTTATGGGTTCCTGGGTTCCTGATACCCCATTCATGTCCAAttgaacgaacatatccgaacgCTGCAGCTATATATAACGTTTTATATATAACGTTATATAtggcgtttcgcaagcaggagaaaaatgcgatcagcgtcataaaacgcggaattgaaagggtgatgcttAGAGTAACCCGCTTTACGCATGTGATAggagggattcgaagttcattCCTACGTCACggatcgaagatcagtgacgctgccgcatatgccaaggacAGCAAGAtgaggtgggccggacacgtgatgcgtttcaacgacaatcgttggaccagagccgtaagTGGCTGGATACCACGCCACttcaaacgcaccgcaggaagaccgatggtcagacctcttaACGAAATCCTTCGAAGGaaaatacgatgctcttcgaCTCTCTCGCGAGAAGAAATGCCACTGGACAACACTTGCGCGCAAtcaggacaaatggaagtattaccggtgcccgctcgagcaaatcgatga
- a CDS encoding hypothetical protein (NECATOR_CHRII.G7117.T1), giving the protein MSVKNLASPGPDRIKSEHLKYLPPVLITLERLLTRYLTECKVPKQWKTSKTVLWYKKGDPHEIGSYRPICLLLLRADWTIQSTSSSQE; this is encoded by the coding sequence atgtcggtgaagaatcTTGCttcacccggtcccgacagaatcaagtctgaacatctgaagtaccTACCGCCAGTCCTCATCACACTAGAGAGGCTCCTCACTCGTTATCTgacggaatgcaaggttcctaaacagtggaagaccagcaagaccgtgttgtggTATAAAAAGGGTGATCCACATGAAATCGGCagctatcgtccaatctgcttgtTGCTTCTAcgagcagattggacgatacaatctacaagctcttcacaagagtaa
- a CDS encoding hypothetical protein (NECATOR_CHRII.G7118.T1): MNNIDDEYERFVEHLYDSTRKAKSFKTTKRRQPPKTLKLIPQRGAARAAGNQELTYELAWLCREALKEELKQRRAEVLDEAAEVGQIIRYARQNFANRKTIMTPLRTTDGTTTEEGQK; this comes from the coding sequence ATGAACAACATTgacgacgaatatgaacggTTTGTAGAACATCTTTACGACTCTACgaggaaagcgaagagtttcaaaaccaccaagagacgccagCCTCCGAAAACTCTGAAGCTGATACctcagcgtggagctgcacgagctgcaggcaaccaagaactcacatACGAACTCGCatggctttgcagagaggcgttAAAGGAAGAGCTCAAacagagaagagcagaagtgctggatgaagctgcagaggtggGACAGATCATTCGCTATGCCCGTCAGAACTTCGCTAATCGTAAAACAATAATGACTCCTCTCCGGACCAcagatggaacaactacagAAGAGGGACAGAAATag
- a CDS encoding hypothetical protein (NECATOR_CHRII.G7119.T1), with translation MSSLHCRGEREQRDAAERRQQRKLEQERKAREMKEAEEREAARRQRHYEDVDWDSPPQKESGDGNLSDDFM, from the exons ATGTCGTCGCTGCACTGCCG AGGTGAACGGGAACAGCGAGATGCAGCCGAACGTCGACAGCAACGGAAACTAGAACAGGAAAGGAAAGCACGCGAGATGAAAGAAGCTGAGGAGCGGGAAGCAGCGCGACGGCAACGTCACTACGAGGATGTGGACTGGGACTCACCCCCTCAGAAGGAAAGTGGGGACGGAAATCTCTCTGACGATTTTATGTGA
- a CDS encoding hypothetical protein (NECATOR_CHRII.G7120.T1), which translates to MAKASHTLQKGAVVQHTAKAHNLKGQLPEGSMESLATTIRFVTLNCRTLSSELQQAALSRLLRYLCVPFAALQETRMRDRPVISIENYTIYCGDADENKVDGCAIAVRNDYKNLVEEFGSTSSRCAFLRLRDRRGRKLSIVSAHAPTETAEDNSKDAFYDELNALMSKIPNQQVVIVGIDANAKMGLEQTRLIIASTFKRYHRCHLLTWQGSTLLTLEAQRKWKMRTLKLQLDYVLARNIPQSNIRKSRAVWDVAFDSDHRPVLLSFKLRFRKRNREVPLQPKTDMAGLKDDECRRKFRQRVSIHVGVRTRKKLSDADSFTKCIQDAAWETLPVLLPRMKFAFASAEAKSTYNAVCVARSAGDFNQEKRLRRKLRRQLQQDRDNEWASRAMEFEKAWEDRNPRKAYALLKQYSGKMKRCSHVLNTVNGVAVGEATLPIWKEHFMTLLNRLAPSAPELEHVHRPTYAVDEEPPTVSEVLVCIQKMKNGKSGGDDGISAEMLKHLPPSGIREMTKIIRSI; encoded by the coding sequence atggcgaaagcttcccatacattgcaaaaaggtgctgtcgtccagcacaccgccaaagcccataacctgaaaggtcaactgcctgaagggagtatggaatctttggcaacaaccattcgtttcgtcacgctgaactgccgaacactatcgagtgaactccaacaagccgctctatccagacttctgcgatatctttgtgtgccttttgctgcactgcaggaaacacgtatgagggatcggcccgtcatcagcatcgaaaattacaccatatactgcggcgatgctgatgagaacaaagtagatggctgcgcgatagctgtgaggaacgattacaagaacctggtggaggaatttggctcaacgtcgtctagatgcgcctttctacgactgcgggatcgcagaggacgtaaactctcgatcgtaagtgctcacgcacctacggaaactgctgaggacaacagtaaggacgccttctatgatgaactcaatgcgttgatgtctaaaataccaaaccagcaggtggtcatcgtcggaatcgacgcaaatgcgaagatgggactcgaacagacgcgcctcatcatcgcttccacgtttaagaggtaTCATCGATGCCATctgctcacgtggcaggggtcaacccttttaacgcttGAAGCGCAGCGCAagtggaagatgaggactcttaaacttcagctcgactacgttctggcgaggaacattcctcagtcaaatatccgaaaatctagagctgtttgggacgtcgcgttcgactctgaccaccgtccagttcttctcagtttcAAGTTACGGTTCCGcaagagaaaccgagaagttcctcttcaaccaaaaaccgacatggcaggtctgaaagatgatgaatgcagaagaaaattccgccaacgtgtgtctattcatgttggagtacgaaccaggaagaagcttagcgatgcggattccttcacaaagtgcatccaggacgctgcatgggaaacgctcccggttctgtTGCCGCGGatgaagtttgcctttgcatctgcggaagcaaaatccacatacaatgctgtatgtgtcgcgcgcagcgctggtgacttcaaccaggaaaagcgtcttagaaggaagctgcgtcgtcagttgcaacaagaccgcgataacgagtgggcgtcaagagcgatggagtttgagaaggcgtgggaggacaggaacccgcggaaagcctacgctctactaaaacagtatagcggcaaaatgaaaagatgttcccatgtcctcaacactgtTAATGGggtggctgtcggtgaagcaacccttccaatttggaaggaacacttcatgaccttgctgaaccggctagcaccgtcagcccctgaactcgaacacgttcatagaccgacatacgcGGTtgacgaggagccaccgaccgtgtcggaggtcctggtctgtattcagaaaatgaagaatggaaaatctggcggagacgacgggattagcgcagaaatgctaaagcatcttcctccgtctgggattcgtgagatgacaaagatcatccgttcaatatag
- a CDS encoding hypothetical protein (NECATOR_CHRII.G7121.T1) — MYKVLERIILDRLIKHREETKRDEQAGFRPGRSTTDQVFIVRRVIEIWQRYSKPMQLTFLDFEAAFDSPHRGRLLNALRADGVPGKSVRLLDDMNQRTTAAVRKPAGCTTPFEVVTGVRQGAVAGPFLFDFAIDDIMRRTVDQCPADIVLAPSG, encoded by the coding sequence atgtacaaggtattggaacgcattatcctggaccgactcattaaacatcgcgaagaaacaaagcgcgacgagcaagctggctttcgtcctggccgatctacgactgaccaggtgttcatcgtcaggagagtgatcgaaatctggcagcggtattcgaagccaatgcaactaacgtttctggactttgaagccgcgttcgactctcctcaccgaggccgtcttctcaacgcgcttcgcgccgatggagtaccaggaaagtccgttcgcttgcttgatgacatgaatcaacgaacaactgctgcagttcgaaaaccagccggatgtacaacaccgtttgaagtggtaactggagtaagacaaggggcggtggcaggacccttcctgttcgacttcgccatcgacgacattatgcgaagaacagtcgaccagtgtcctgccgacattgtcttagcaccatctgggtga
- a CDS encoding hypothetical protein (NECATOR_CHRII.G7122.T1) — MDYAYAGINASRCGSLRDLERESGWTIELVDEFCYLGCMLKNNGSYERDVQQRCAKATSAFNSLTKCLWSTPITNEVKLRVYLSAIRPIMMYGSETWAAPSTVMERLDHRTKAD, encoded by the coding sequence atggactacgcctacgccgggataaatgcaagcagatgtggatctcttcgagacctcgaacgggaatcagggtggacgatagaactcgtcgatgagttctgttacctgggctgtatgctgaagaacaacggcagctacgagagagatgttcagcaaagatgcgctaaggccacttctgcatttaactccttaacgaaatgtctgtggtctacccccatcaccaacgaagtcaagctgcgagtctacctatccgcaattcgccccatcatgatgtacggatcggagacttgggcagcaccatcaacggttatggagaggcttgaccaCAGAACGAAAGCTgattag
- a CDS encoding hypothetical protein (NECATOR_CHRII.G7123.T2), which produces MVIKFTSNVVDPPVLLYMGVDKYENEELIKYGWPEDVWFHVDKVSSAHVYLRLPPGMTIDTIPQALIDDCCQLVKANSIEGNKMNDVGIVYTMWENLKKTGDMAVGQIGFHDNKKVKRCVVAKRINDIVNRLNKTERKADIDYRAVVVVASKLGHRPDIDLLDLIGGLMSSPDAITRIFAEECRPGTQLCPTFSIFCESLHRINPFVAIPCSAKPYVSPELPIHAECPQVLFYHLSPELPFSARWLLPTRTRRILQNSLDKAICRSP; this is translated from the exons ATGGTGATAAAGTTCACCTCAAATGTTGTGGATCCTCCAGTATTGCTTTACATGGGTGTcgataaatatgaaaatgaagaactgaTAAAG TACGGTTGGCCTGAAGACGTGTGGTTTCATGTGGATAAGGTGTCTTCAGCCCACGTCTACCTTCGACTCCCACCCGGAATGACTATAGATACGATTCCACAAGCACTT ATAGACGATTGCTGTCAGCTTGTGAAGGCGAATTCAATAGaaggaaacaaaatgaatgaTGTCGGGATTGTTTACACCATGTGGGAAAATCTTAAGAAAACGGGTGACATGGCAGTGGGACAG ATTGGATTCCATGacaataaaaaagtgaaaagatgtGTCGTGGCGAAGCGAATAAATGATATTGTAAACCGACTGAATAAAACCGAGAGGAAAGCGGATATTGACTACAG AGCTGTTGTTGTAGTTGCAAGCAAACTTGGACATAGACCAGAcattgacttacttgacttaatcggcgggctgatgtcatcgcctgacgcgattacccgcatcttcgccgaggagTGCCGTCCtggaacacagctctgcccaaccttctcgatcttctgcgagagcttgcacagaatcaatccattcgtcgctattccatgttctgcgaaaccttacgtctcgcctgaactgcctatccacgccgagtgtcctcaggtcctcttttaccacctcagtccagaacttccgttttcggccaggtggcttcttccaactcgaacccgacgaattCTTCAGAACTCattggacaaggcgatctgccggtctccttaa
- a CDS encoding hypothetical protein (NECATOR_CHRII.G7124.T1) has protein sequence MRVIASGDDISPPIKSSKSMSGLCPSLLATTTTALKMRTSLFARYGFSTKLVKVNVCFPVNDTVIEEPSKYLTNSHAVRKASPVKINDIVFNNRGTEDSTCYLQGLK, from the coding sequence atgcgggtaatcgcgtcaggcgatgacatcagcccgccgattaagtcaagtaagtcaatgTCTGGTCTATGTCCAAGTTTGCTTGCAACTACAACAACAGCTCTGAAGATGAGAACTTCTCTATTTGCTCGATATGGATTTTCCACAAAGCTCGTCAAAGTCAACGTCTGCTTTCCTGTCAATGATACAGTGATCGAAGAACCAAGTAAGTACCTCACGAACAGCCATGCTGTCAGAAAAGCTTCACCGGTGAAAATCAACGACATCGTTTTCAACAACCGAGGGACTGAAGATTCAACTTGCTACTTGCAAGGATTGAAGTAA
- a CDS encoding hypothetical protein (NECATOR_CHRII.G7123.T1), which translates to MVIKFTSNVVDPPVLLYMGVDKYENEELIKYGWPEDVWFHVDKVSSAHVYLRLPPGMTIDTIPQALIDDCCQLVKANSIEGNKMNDVGIVYTMWENLKKTGDMAVGQIGFHDNKKVKRCVVAKRINDIVNRLNKTERKADIDYRTAKLELLCSYENNPCSKLVNSPSILQTTSVYNFISASAKMKFICRCV; encoded by the exons ATGGTGATAAAGTTCACCTCAAATGTTGTGGATCCTCCAGTATTGCTTTACATGGGTGTcgataaatatgaaaatgaagaactgaTAAAG TACGGTTGGCCTGAAGACGTGTGGTTTCATGTGGATAAGGTGTCTTCAGCCCACGTCTACCTTCGACTCCCACCCGGAATGACTATAGATACGATTCCACAAGCACTT ATAGACGATTGCTGTCAGCTTGTGAAGGCGAATTCAATAGaaggaaacaaaatgaatgaTGTCGGGATTGTTTACACCATGTGGGAAAATCTTAAGAAAACGGGTGACATGGCAGTGGGACAG ATTGGATTCCATGacaataaaaaagtgaaaagatgtGTCGTGGCGAAGCGAATAAATGATATTGTAAACCGACTGAATAAAACCGAGAGGAAAGCGGATATTGACTACAG AACTGCAAAACTGGAGTTACTCTGCTCATATGAGAATAACCCCTGTTCAAAGCTTGTGAATTCTCCTAGCATATTACAGACTACATCGGTCTATAATTTCATATCAGCGAGTGCTAAGATGAAATTTATTTGCAGATGTGTTTAG